One Kineococcus endophyticus genomic region harbors:
- a CDS encoding DedA family protein yields MFDQLNALVTEHAGSPWVLAAVLTLAALDAFVPPLPSESVVIGLSAIAADTGHPNRWALFACAVVGAFLGDNLTYTMGRHSPLRRWIAGHPRLEKAFSRAAVELQKRGAFAILAARYVPIGRIAVNLTAGAVQFPRARFVGLSALAALTWAAYSVAIGSLAGHWIESTPLAGAALGIVIALALGFLVDLVLNRVVRRRVS; encoded by the coding sequence GTGTTCGACCAGCTCAACGCGCTCGTCACCGAGCACGCGGGATCGCCGTGGGTGCTGGCCGCGGTGCTCACCCTCGCCGCCCTCGACGCCTTCGTCCCGCCGCTGCCGAGCGAGTCGGTCGTCATCGGCCTGTCGGCCATCGCGGCCGACACCGGGCACCCGAACCGGTGGGCGCTGTTCGCCTGCGCGGTGGTCGGCGCCTTCCTCGGCGACAACCTCACCTACACGATGGGCCGGCACTCCCCGTTGCGGCGCTGGATCGCCGGGCACCCGCGGCTGGAGAAGGCGTTCAGCCGCGCCGCCGTGGAACTGCAGAAGCGGGGGGCGTTCGCGATCCTGGCCGCCCGGTACGTCCCGATCGGCCGCATCGCCGTGAACCTGACGGCCGGGGCGGTGCAGTTCCCGCGGGCGCGCTTCGTCGGGTTGAGCGCGCTGGCGGCGCTGACGTGGGCGGCGTACTCGGTGGCGATCGGTTCGCTCGCCGGGCACTGGATCGAGTCGACACCGTTGGCCGGCGCCGCCCTCGGCATCGTCATCGCCCTGGCGCTGGGTTTCCTCGTGGACCTCGTGCTCAACCGCGTCGTCCGCCGCCGGGTCAGCTGA
- the gatA gene encoding Asp-tRNA(Asn)/Glu-tRNA(Gln) amidotransferase subunit GatA, with protein MSVNELVQWDATRLADGLRSKVVSAEEVTRAHLDRIDAVDGPTSGPNDSGVHAFLHVDHEGALARARQIDADRAAGADLGPLAGVPIGVKDVLTTKGLPTTAGSRMLQGWVPPYDATVVRELHAAGLVVLGKTNMDEFAMGSTTEHSAYGVTRNPWDPTRIPGGSGGGSAAALAAFEAPLTIGSDTGGSIRQPAAVTGTVGVKPTYGAVSRYGLIALASSLDQAGPCARTVMDTALLHAVIAGHDPYDSTSLPGAVPDVVGAARQGATGDLTGVRIGVVAELSGEGYEPGVVARFEEALAEFRAAGAEVVELSLPNIVHALAAYYLILPSEASSNLAKFDGMRYGLRVVPEGENVTAETVMRATRAAGFGDEAKRRIILGTYALSAGYYDAYYGSAQKVRTLVQRDFDAAFGSVDVLVSPTAPTVAYPLGAKLDDPLAMYAGDVATIPANLAGIPGMSLPAGLSDGLPVGLQILAPQQADDRLYRVGAALETRLVDKWGGPLLAEVPAWQGVSA; from the coding sequence GTGAGCGTCAACGAACTGGTCCAGTGGGACGCCACCCGCCTCGCCGACGGCCTGCGCAGCAAGGTCGTCTCCGCCGAGGAGGTCACCCGCGCCCACCTCGACCGCATCGACGCGGTCGACGGCCCGACGTCCGGCCCCAACGACTCCGGCGTCCACGCCTTCCTGCACGTCGACCACGAGGGCGCCCTCGCCCGCGCCCGGCAGATCGACGCCGACCGCGCGGCCGGGGCCGACCTCGGGCCGCTCGCCGGTGTCCCCATCGGCGTCAAGGACGTGCTGACGACGAAGGGCCTGCCGACCACTGCCGGGTCCCGGATGCTGCAGGGCTGGGTCCCGCCGTACGACGCCACCGTCGTGCGCGAGCTGCACGCCGCGGGCCTCGTCGTGCTCGGCAAGACGAACATGGACGAGTTCGCGATGGGCTCGACGACCGAGCACTCCGCGTACGGCGTCACGCGCAACCCGTGGGACCCCACCCGCATCCCGGGCGGTTCCGGCGGCGGTTCCGCGGCGGCGCTCGCGGCCTTCGAGGCCCCCCTGACGATCGGGTCGGACACGGGTGGTTCGATCCGCCAGCCCGCGGCCGTCACCGGCACGGTCGGCGTCAAGCCCACCTACGGCGCGGTCTCCCGCTACGGCCTCATCGCCCTCGCCAGCTCCCTGGACCAGGCCGGGCCCTGCGCCCGGACGGTCATGGACACGGCGCTGCTGCACGCGGTCATCGCAGGCCACGACCCGTACGACTCGACGTCGCTGCCGGGTGCGGTGCCGGACGTCGTCGGCGCCGCCCGCCAGGGCGCGACCGGCGACCTCACCGGCGTCCGCATCGGGGTCGTCGCCGAACTGTCGGGCGAGGGGTACGAACCCGGTGTCGTCGCGCGGTTCGAGGAGGCGCTCGCGGAGTTCCGCGCCGCCGGGGCCGAGGTCGTCGAGCTGAGCCTGCCGAACATCGTGCACGCGCTCGCCGCGTACTACCTGATCCTGCCGAGCGAGGCGTCGAGCAACCTCGCCAAGTTCGACGGGATGCGCTACGGCCTGCGGGTCGTGCCGGAGGGCGAGAACGTGACGGCCGAGACCGTCATGCGCGCCACCCGCGCCGCCGGGTTCGGGGACGAGGCCAAGCGCCGCATCATCCTCGGCACCTACGCGTTGTCGGCCGGCTACTACGACGCCTACTACGGCAGCGCCCAGAAGGTGCGCACGCTCGTCCAGCGCGACTTCGACGCGGCCTTCGGCTCCGTCGACGTGCTGGTCTCGCCGACCGCGCCGACGGTCGCGTACCCCCTGGGCGCCAAGCTCGACGACCCCCTGGCGATGTACGCCGGGGACGTCGCGACGATCCCGGCGAACCTGGCGGGCATCCCCGGGATGTCCCTGCCGGCGGGCCTGTCCGACGGGCTGCCCGTGGGGTTGCAGATCCTCGCGCCGCAGCAGGCCGACGACCGGCTGTACCGGGTCGGCGCGGCGCTGGAGACGCGGTTGGTGGACAAGTGGGGCGGGCCGTTGCTCGCGGAGGTTCCGGCGTGGCAGGGGGTGTCGGCATGA
- a CDS encoding LysR family transcriptional regulator — translation MDVVAGCRAFLAVATQGSFTAGAASVRIPQSVASRRVAALEAHLGARLLERSSRTVAVTSVGRDLLPTARRLVDLADALVEGAERARRRPLRCGVPDTLAVPDLARFAARTGHVVDPVPLPRAGRVEAVRQRDLPVALVPVPPDEAEWTSVLGVAAVPGLLRAPSFRWSSLRRGRASGRSARQEGLRRCWLLPEDDVPHVRDVVVRAAAAAGLQPVQVGVADSPVAALADALGGGDVVLVTRPEARTWGLDWCPVSGCVLVRGLAVLAGRDEDAHRLRGEFADAVAGLWEEV, via the coding sequence GTGGACGTCGTCGCCGGGTGCCGCGCCTTCCTGGCCGTCGCGACCCAGGGCAGCTTCACGGCGGGGGCTGCCTCCGTGCGCATCCCGCAGTCCGTCGCGAGCCGCCGGGTGGCCGCGCTGGAGGCCCACCTCGGGGCGCGACTGCTGGAGCGGTCGTCGCGCACCGTCGCCGTGACGAGCGTGGGACGGGACCTGCTGCCCACGGCCCGCCGTCTCGTGGACCTGGCCGACGCCCTCGTCGAGGGCGCCGAACGGGCCCGCCGGCGGCCCCTGCGGTGCGGGGTGCCGGACACGCTGGCGGTGCCGGACCTGGCCCGGTTCGCGGCGCGCACCGGACACGTCGTGGACCCCGTGCCGCTCCCGCGGGCAGGCCGGGTCGAGGCGGTCCGCCAGCGCGACCTGCCCGTCGCCCTCGTCCCGGTGCCGCCGGACGAGGCCGAGTGGACGAGCGTGCTCGGGGTGGCCGCGGTTCCGGGCCTCCTGCGCGCCCCCTCCTTCCGGTGGTCCTCGCTGCGGCGGGGTCGCGCGTCGGGACGGTCGGCGCGGCAGGAGGGGTTGCGCCGCTGCTGGTTGCTGCCGGAGGACGACGTCCCGCACGTGCGGGACGTCGTCGTGCGGGCGGCCGCGGCGGCGGGTCTGCAACCCGTGCAGGTGGGCGTCGCCGACTCCCCGGTCGCCGCGTTGGCCGACGCCCTCGGCGGCGGCGACGTCGTCCTGGTCACCCGGCCCGAGGCGCGCACCTGGGGCTTGGACTGGTGCCCGGTGTCGGGGTGCGTCCTCGTCCGCGGCCTGGCGGTGCTGGCCGGCCGGGACGAGGACGCCCACCGCCTGCGCGGGGAGTTCGCGGACGCGGTGGCCGGCCTGTGGGAGGAGGTGTGA
- a CDS encoding Lrp/AsnC family transcriptional regulator, whose amino-acid sequence MRELDDIDRGIIAALEADGRATFAQVGHRVGLSAPATKRRVDRLVADGVIAGFTAVVDPAALGWGTEAFVEVRCHGTVSPAELRRLWQGVPEIVGAYTVTGPADALLHLRARDVSHLEEAVERVRDEASIAATDSVIVLSRLVDRGHPGPAQ is encoded by the coding sequence GTGCGGGAGCTGGACGACATCGACCGCGGCATCATCGCGGCCCTCGAAGCCGACGGGCGCGCCACGTTCGCGCAGGTCGGTCACCGCGTCGGGCTGTCCGCCCCGGCGACGAAGCGCCGCGTCGACCGGCTCGTCGCCGACGGCGTCATCGCGGGCTTCACGGCCGTCGTCGACCCGGCCGCGCTCGGGTGGGGGACCGAGGCCTTCGTCGAGGTCCGCTGCCACGGCACCGTCTCGCCCGCCGAGCTGCGCCGGCTCTGGCAGGGCGTCCCCGAGATCGTCGGCGCCTACACCGTGACCGGCCCCGCGGACGCGCTCCTGCACCTGCGGGCCCGGGACGTGAGCCACCTGGAGGAGGCCGTCGAGCGGGTGCGGGACGAGGCGTCCATCGCCGCCACGGACTCCGTCATCGTCCTGTCCCGGCTGGTGGACCGTGGGCACCCCGGACCGGCGCAATAG
- the gatC gene encoding Asp-tRNA(Asn)/Glu-tRNA(Gln) amidotransferase subunit GatC, which yields MSAISRSEVEHLARLARIDMSDEELDRMAGQLDAVLDAVAAVAKVATDDVPATSHPVPLTNVTRPDVVRPGLTAEEALAGAPAAEDGRFRVPMILGEEA from the coding sequence GTGTCCGCCATCTCCCGATCCGAGGTCGAGCACCTCGCGCGCCTGGCGCGCATCGACATGTCCGACGAGGAGCTGGACCGCATGGCGGGTCAGCTCGACGCGGTCCTCGATGCCGTCGCGGCCGTCGCGAAGGTCGCCACCGACGACGTACCCGCCACCTCGCACCCCGTGCCGCTGACGAACGTCACCCGACCGGACGTCGTCCGGCCGGGCCTGACCGCGGAGGAGGCGCTCGCGGGCGCTCCCGCGGCCGAGGACGGTCGCTTCCGCGTCCCGATGATCCTGGGGGAGGAGGCGTGA
- the bla gene encoding class A beta-lactamase has translation MRRTAALLSAPLSALVILAGCSEPAPPTSSAPAPASSSSAPAPDFAALEQQSGARLGVFAVDTGSGRTVAHRADERFAFASTYKALAAAAVLDSGADLATQVPVTDLVDYSPVTQEHVGGTLSLGEVAEAAVTVSDNTAGNLLFDQLGGPAGFEADLRALGDTVTESARTEPGLNGWNPGEVDDTSSPRAFATDLQAYAVGDALDAADRDVFTGWLRGNTTGAEQIRAGVPAGWVVGDKTGHAGRYGNQNDVGVVWPSGGRAPWVVVVFSDKPGLDDESDPALVARATGLVVDALS, from the coding sequence GTGAGACGAACCGCCGCCCTCCTGTCCGCCCCGCTGTCCGCGCTGGTGATCCTGGCCGGCTGCTCCGAACCGGCCCCGCCCACCTCGTCCGCCCCGGCTCCGGCGAGCTCCTCCTCCGCACCGGCGCCCGACTTCGCCGCCCTGGAGCAGCAGTCCGGTGCCCGCCTGGGCGTGTTCGCGGTCGACACCGGCAGCGGCCGCACCGTCGCGCACCGGGCCGACGAGCGGTTCGCCTTCGCCTCCACGTACAAGGCGCTCGCGGCCGCGGCGGTCTTGGACTCCGGCGCCGACCTCGCGACGCAGGTCCCGGTGACCGACCTGGTCGACTACTCCCCCGTCACGCAGGAGCACGTCGGCGGGACCCTGTCGCTCGGCGAGGTCGCCGAGGCGGCGGTGACCGTGAGCGACAACACCGCGGGCAACCTGCTCTTCGACCAGCTCGGTGGACCCGCCGGTTTCGAGGCCGACCTGCGGGCCCTGGGCGACACCGTGACGGAGTCCGCGCGCACCGAACCCGGGTTGAACGGGTGGAACCCCGGCGAGGTCGACGACACGAGTTCGCCGCGCGCGTTCGCCACCGACCTGCAGGCCTACGCCGTGGGCGACGCCCTGGACGCCGCCGACCGGGACGTCTTCACCGGGTGGCTCAGGGGGAACACGACCGGGGCGGAGCAGATCCGTGCGGGGGTTCCTGCGGGCTGGGTCGTGGGCGACAAGACCGGCCACGCGGGCCGCTACGGCAACCAGAACGACGTCGGTGTCGTGTGGCCGTCGGGGGGCCGGGCCCCGTGGGTCGTCGTGGTGTTCTCCGACAAGCCGGGCCTCGACGACGAGTCCGACCCCGCGCTCGTGGCGCGGGCGACCGGACTCGTCGTCGACGCGCTCAGCTGA
- the gatB gene encoding Asp-tRNA(Asn)/Glu-tRNA(Gln) amidotransferase subunit GatB has translation MTVELVEYDEAVAEFDPVLGLEVHVELNTQTKMFSGAPTEFGAEPNTQVDPTSLGLPGAMPVLNAKALESAIRIGLALNCSIAERCRFARKNYFYPDMPKNFQTSQYDEPIAYEGYLDVDVPASEDGSKPAFTYRVLIERAHMEEDTGKSLHVGGSTGRIHGAEFSLVDYNRAGIPLIEIVTKPLEGTGDRAPDVARAYVAALRDLLRALDVSDVKMEQGSLRCDVNLSLRPSPEAKLGTRSETKNVNSLRSVERAVRYEVSRHAAVLRAGEKVVQETRHWHEDTGLTTSGREKSDAEDYRYFPEPDLVPIVPDRAWVEELRASLPEPPSQRRKRLHAEWGFSDLEFRDLVNAGALDVVEATVAAGASPAAARKWWSGELARRANADGVELTDLRVTPADVAELAQLVDDGKLTDRLAREALEGVLAGEGDVATVVQARGLVVVQDDGALNAAVDKVIAANPDVVEKIRGGKAQAAGALIGQVMKEMQGKADAARIRELITARVS, from the coding sequence ATGACCGTCGAACTGGTGGAGTACGACGAGGCGGTGGCGGAGTTCGACCCCGTCCTCGGCCTCGAGGTGCACGTCGAGCTCAACACCCAGACGAAGATGTTCTCCGGTGCGCCGACGGAGTTCGGCGCCGAGCCGAACACGCAGGTGGACCCGACGTCCCTCGGTCTGCCCGGCGCGATGCCGGTCCTGAACGCCAAGGCGCTGGAGTCGGCGATCCGCATCGGGCTGGCGTTGAACTGTTCCATCGCCGAGCGCTGCCGGTTCGCCCGGAAGAACTACTTCTACCCGGACATGCCGAAGAACTTCCAGACGTCGCAGTACGACGAGCCGATCGCGTACGAGGGGTACCTCGACGTCGACGTCCCGGCGTCGGAGGACGGGTCGAAGCCGGCGTTCACCTACCGGGTGCTCATCGAGCGCGCCCACATGGAGGAGGACACCGGGAAGTCCCTGCACGTCGGGGGTTCCACGGGCCGCATCCACGGCGCCGAGTTCTCCCTCGTGGACTACAACCGCGCGGGCATCCCGCTCATCGAGATCGTCACCAAGCCCCTGGAGGGCACCGGGGACCGGGCCCCCGACGTGGCCCGCGCCTACGTCGCGGCCCTGCGCGACCTGCTCCGCGCGCTCGACGTCTCCGACGTCAAGATGGAGCAGGGGTCGCTGCGCTGCGACGTCAACCTCTCGCTGCGCCCGTCGCCGGAGGCGAAGCTCGGCACGCGGTCGGAGACGAAGAACGTCAACTCGCTGCGCTCGGTCGAACGGGCCGTGCGCTACGAGGTCTCCCGGCACGCGGCCGTCCTGCGGGCGGGTGAGAAGGTCGTGCAGGAGACGCGCCACTGGCACGAGGACACCGGGCTCACGACGTCGGGCCGGGAGAAGTCCGACGCCGAGGACTACCGGTACTTCCCCGAACCCGACCTCGTCCCGATCGTCCCGGACCGGGCGTGGGTCGAGGAGCTGCGCGCCTCGCTGCCCGAGCCGCCCTCGCAACGCCGCAAGCGCTTGCACGCCGAGTGGGGTTTCTCCGACCTGGAGTTCCGCGATCTCGTCAACGCCGGGGCGCTGGACGTCGTCGAGGCGACGGTGGCCGCGGGCGCCTCGCCCGCGGCGGCCCGCAAGTGGTGGTCCGGGGAACTGGCCCGCCGCGCCAACGCCGACGGGGTCGAGCTCACCGACCTGCGCGTCACCCCCGCCGACGTGGCCGAACTGGCCCAGCTCGTCGACGACGGCAAGCTCACCGACCGCCTCGCGCGCGAGGCCCTCGAGGGCGTGCTGGCCGGGGAGGGGGACGTCGCGACGGTGGTCCAGGCCCGCGGTCTCGTCGTCGTCCAGGACGACGGCGCCCTGAACGCCGCGGTCGACAAGGTCATCGCCGCCAATCCCGACGTCGTGGAGAAGATCCGCGGCGGCAAGGCGCAGGCGGCCGGTGCCCTCATCGGTCAGGTCATGAAGGAGATGCAGGGCAAGGCGGACGCCGCGCGCATCCGCGAGCTCATCACCGCACGGGTCAGCTGA
- a CDS encoding serine hydrolase has translation MRALERVRDVLADAGLEAGIVVRDLDAGRAVGLDPARPFPCASLVKVPLALATLLRIHRGELAADEVVAVQPPTTPADTGLGRFRHPAHVAVEDLLELAVTISDNVAADALFDLTPPAAVDAELRALGVRGVAVRHRLADLTATPALRVERPLGHLLASRSGTAGDGHALEQFDVGRANSGSAEGFTELLTQLWRPTTVPEVVAARMRDLLGGNVFGHRLAPDLRTDASRWSSKTGTLLTLRHEAGVVEHAYGPTVAVVVLSASTVAATHQPEAEAALGLSARILLDALLDDDLS, from the coding sequence GTGAGGGCGCTCGAGCGGGTGCGGGACGTCCTCGCGGACGCGGGCCTGGAGGCCGGCATCGTCGTGCGCGACCTCGACGCCGGGCGCGCCGTCGGCCTCGATCCCGCCCGGCCGTTCCCGTGCGCATCCCTGGTGAAGGTCCCGCTGGCCCTGGCGACCCTCCTGCGCATCCACCGCGGGGAACTCGCGGCGGACGAGGTGGTCGCGGTGCAACCGCCGACGACGCCGGCCGACACCGGTCTCGGGCGGTTCCGCCACCCCGCGCACGTCGCGGTCGAGGACCTCCTCGAACTCGCCGTCACCATCAGCGACAACGTCGCCGCCGACGCGTTGTTCGACCTCACACCACCGGCGGCCGTGGACGCGGAACTGCGCGCCCTCGGCGTCCGGGGCGTCGCGGTGCGGCACCGGTTGGCCGACCTGACCGCCACTCCGGCACTGCGGGTGGAACGCCCGCTCGGCCACCTGCTGGCGAGCCGCTCCGGAACCGCCGGCGACGGCCACGCCCTCGAGCAGTTCGACGTCGGACGCGCGAACTCCGGCTCGGCCGAGGGTTTCACGGAGCTGCTGACCCAGCTGTGGCGACCCACCACCGTCCCCGAGGTGGTCGCCGCGCGGATGCGCGACCTGCTGGGCGGCAACGTCTTCGGTCACCGGCTGGCCCCGGACCTGCGGACCGACGCCTCCCGCTGGTCGTCCAAGACGGGAACCCTGCTGACGCTGCGGCACGAGGCGGGGGTCGTCGAGCACGCCTACGGCCCGACCGTCGCGGTCGTCGTCCTCAGTGCCTCGACCGTGGCGGCGACGCACCAACCGGAGGCCGAGGCGGCCCTCGGCCTCTCCGCCCGGATCCTCCTCGACGCCCTCCTCGACGACGACCTCAGCTGA